Sequence from the Candidatus Binataceae bacterium genome:
GAAACGATTTGTCGTAAGGCGTGCGGTTCAGCAGCACCGGCAGCTTCTCGGATCCGTCGGGCCGGTAGAGATCGGCCTTCAGCACGCATCCGTCACGCATCGGAATTTCGATGTCTTTTTCGATTATGATCCTGGACATCGGATCGGCCCCCTTTTCTTCCGTCGGGTCTCGTCTCGCGAACGCAGCGCCGGCGTGCGCCGTTTGCGCTGGCACGCCGCGCCGTTTAAGGTCGCTTGTAATCCGAGGAGCCCGCGGCTTCAAGCTGAAGTACCGCGGGGCCTCATCCCGAAACCGAGGTAACGATGGCGACGGAACGGCAGCGAGAAATCAAGCGGCGACGCAAGCGGCGCGAGAAGCGGCTGAAGGCGCGCACACGCGAGGCTCGCAAGCACAGAAAGAAGCGTTAACGGGCGATCATCATCTGGCTTGCGCCATCAATGCGACCGCCCTATCATTAGGAGACTTATAGAGCTGCATTTGTATTAAATACAGCTAAACCTATTGAAACCAGATGACTTTGGTAGCGGGTGAGCGCTATGCTTGCGCAGTCCGAGCGATTCAGAGACCGCACTCCGCGCATGGCGCGCCTCACGAGGCTGTGCGCGACCCGTCTTTGACCACGCCTGATCCCGCGCGGGACAGGTTCCATAACTATTGAACCAAGGAGGTTCGCGATGGCTCTGCAGTTAAACGACGTTGCACCGGATTTCGAGGCCGATACAACCGAAGGCCGCATCCGCTTCCACGACTGGATCGGCAATTCCTGGTGCGTGCTGTTCTCCCATCCCAAGGATTTCACGCCGGTGTGCACGACCGAACTCGGAATGGTCGCCAAGCTGAAAAGCGAGTTCGACAAGCGCAACACCAAGGTCATCGGTCTCAGCGTCGATCCGGTCGCCGACCACTCGCGATGGGCGAACGACATCAAGGAGACGCAGGGACAGGCGCCCAACTATCCGGTGATCGGCGACACCGACCTCGCGATTTCGAAGCTCTACGGGATGCTCGCGGCGAGCGCCTCGGGAGATGCGTCGAAGCGCACGCCGATGGACAATCTGACCGTCCGCAACGTC
This genomic interval carries:
- a CDS encoding peroxiredoxin; this encodes MALQLNDVAPDFEADTTEGRIRFHDWIGNSWCVLFSHPKDFTPVCTTELGMVAKLKSEFDKRNTKVIGLSVDPVADHSRWANDIKETQGQAPNYPVIGDTDLAISKLYGMLAASASGDASKRTPMDNLTVRNVFVIGPDKKIKLIIVYPMTTGRNFDEVLRVLDSLQLSAKHKVATPVNWKPGDDVIIAGSVSDEEAKKIYPQGWKAPRPYLRIVPQPKG